A region from the Lolium perenne isolate Kyuss_39 chromosome 4, Kyuss_2.0, whole genome shotgun sequence genome encodes:
- the LOC127294081 gene encoding protein ACTIVITY OF BC1 COMPLEX KINASE 1, chloroplastic: MELCTASLSTSAHRSHISTFNRPLPYHQYASSRSWVSKRRRQSSLYVMNAASTRVLPSSRGIGKPAQTNGAAVSNQKNSALEQLDIERGVCIPFRKYSPEMVRNKVLGSSGSVLSLASRGVEIIWKLGFYWSSLVYDYLVGRDEEIVPFRARQLRNLLCDLGPSFIKAGQVLANRPDIIREDYMSELCILQDDVPPFANQVAFSIIEEELGQPLEQLFSKISSETIAAASLGQVYRATLRETGEDVAIKVQRPGIEPIIYRDLFLFRTLASFLNGISLQKLGCNAELIVDEFGEKLLEELDYTLEARNIEDFIVNFKNDPTVKIPLVYTKFSGSRVLVMEWIDGIRCTDPQAIKAAGIDVEGFLTVGVSAALRQLLEFGLFHGDPHPGNVFAMRDGRIAYVDFGNVAVLSQQNKEILIDAVVHAVNEDYAEMANDFTRLGFLASGTDVSPIIPALEAIWQNSAGKGLADFNFRSVTGKFNQLVYNYPIRIPERFSLVIRSLLTQEGICFTLEPDFKFLEVAYPYIANRLLTDPNPALRERLIQVLFKDGLFQWKRLENLIVLAKENVNKMSTNPALISNSLQTVSSQKMEKKLDLTDTIKDGARLFLIDSAIRRQLIMAFTEDSKLHVEELADVYRLVEDQIDIPSVALEVLQDLPSVARDFMLSWSDSVLSDRQN; encoded by the exons ATGGAGCTCTGCACAGCTTCTCTATCAACTTCGGCACATCGCTCTCATATATCCACGTTTAACCGTCCACTGCCATACCATCAATATGCCAGTTCAAGATCATGGGTTTCGAAAAGGAGAAGGCAATCCTCACTCTATGTCATGAATGCCGCATCAACCCGTGTCCTACCCTCTTCTCGGGGCATAGGCAAACCTGCGCAAACTAATGGCGCAGCTGTGAGCAACCAAAAGAACAGTGCACTAGAGCAGCTTGATATCGAGCGCGGTGTCTGTATCCCTTTCCGAAAGTACTCTCCAGAAATG gtcaggaataaagtgttGGGGTCAAGTGGCTCTGTGCTGTCCCTCGCTAGTCGAGGAGTGGAGATTATCTGGAAGTTAGGCTTTTACTGGTCATCTCTGGTGTACGACTACTTGGTTGGacgggatgaagaaatcgtgccaTTCCGTGCCCGCCAGCTCCGCAATCTCTTATGTGATCTCGGGCCGTCGTTCATAAAAGCAGGCCAG GTTCTAGCTAACAGGCCTGATATTATTCGTGAGGATTATATGAGCGAACTGTGTATTCTGCAAGATGATGTTCCCCCATTCGCTAACCAG GTGGCTTTTTCCATAATCGAGGAGGAACTTGGACAACCTCTAGAACAATTGTTCAGCAAAATTTCATCAGAGACAATAGCAGCTGCAAGTCTGGGCCAAGTTTACCGTGCCACGCTTAGAGAAACCGGCGAGGATGTTGCTATCAAG GTTCAGAGGCCAGGGATTGAGCCAATAATATACCGAGATTTGTTCCTTTTCCGCACTCTGgcttcatttttgaatgggaTTAGCCTTCAAAAACTAGGCTGCAATGCAGAGCTTATTGTTGATGAATTCGGTGAAAAACTTTTGGAAGAACTTGATTACACTCTT GAAGCTAGAAACATTGAGGACTTCATAGTAAATTTTAAGAATGATCCAACTGTGAAGATCCCTTTAGTATATACGAAGTTTTCAGGTTCTCGTGTTTTGGTGATGGAATGGATAGATGGAATCCGATGTACCGATCCACAG GCTATAAAAGCAGCTGGGATTGATGTGGAAGGCTTTCTCACAGTTGGAGTGAGTGCAGCATTGCGTCAGTTACTCGAGTTTGGCCTTTTCCATGGCGATCCGCATCCTGGAAATGTTTTTGCGATGCGAGATGGCCGTATTGCTTATGTGGACTTTGGCAATGTGGCAGTCCTTAGCCAG CAAAACAAAGAAATCCTGATTGATGCTGTAGTTCATGCTGTAAATGAAGACTATGCGGAAATGGCAAATGACTTCACAAGGCTTGGTTTTCTTGCTAGTGGAACAGATGTATCCCCAATTATCCCAGCTCTTGAAGCTATTTGGCAAAACTCAGCTGGAAAAGGCTTGGCGGACTTCAATTTCAGGAGTGTGACTG GAAAGTTTAATCAGCTCGTGTACAATTACCCCATCCGTATCCCAGAAAGGTTTTCTTTGGTCATTCGGTCTTTGTTAACTCAAGAAGGAATTTGTTTTACTCTTGAACCTGATTTTAAGTTCCTTGAG GTTGCATATCCATATATAGCAAATCGTCTTTTGACAGATCCAAATCCTGCTCTCCGTGAACGGCTGATACAG GTGTTATTCAAAGATGGGTTGTTCCAGTGGAAACGACTTGAAAACCTGATAGTTCTTGCCAAGGAAAATGTGAACAAAATGAGCACCAATCCTGCACTGATTAGCAATAGTCT GCAAACTGTGTCAAGTCAAAAAATGGAGAAAAAATTGGATCTCACTGACACAATAAAAGATGGAGCACGGCTGTTCCTTATTGATTCTGCGATCAGGAGACAACTTATAATGGCTTTCACCGAGGACTCCAAGTTGCATGTAGAGGAG CTTGCTGATGTATACAGACTGGTGGAAGATCAGATAGATATACCTTCAGTTGCTCTGGAGGTTCTCCAAG ATTTACCATCCGTGGCACGCGATTTTATGCTTTCATGGAGTGACTCTGTTCTGTCTGATCGCCAAAACTGA
- the LOC127294082 gene encoding probable inactive histone-lysine N-methyltransferase SUVR2 isoform X1, whose amino-acid sequence MGSSRPVSKQERGRRAMKAMKPLGFSSKLCSNVLRRLLELYDHRWALIEDDNYRVFAEAILDAQANGNGDPQPELEQEETDDFPAEGGPSTSLAAAATREDPLGPPSPPPSCPTAEHQGTTTELAISPRADSPPLARGTTRVLGKRRQRQTIDAYLQPEDGVFLREPKPEPVDMDCCDVQPGLVCRSPRGVASSSGLREPPPPQSGRNPKQIPGARNRTFQRCRNREIIEPTSSSLNNGTGSAVGNVQEAPDLHIVVASSAMGEIKMSLKCSVDPSKFRMPALEEVFKMVDDKCLASSKVLPPDFSVGSLLTEICQCVLQLGTEHAVEHTAQPDIVGNGCRSEDDRKMKQKAAEELLVSNGSENWPVNSTPVQQQHLALSTLRINHDLTDISKAEENIRISIVNEFGGEKFPPSFYYIPQNVVFQNALVDMSLAKIGGEDCCADCFGNCLSAPEPCACARETGGEYAYTLEGLVRPALIDECVSVNLFPAENQKVFCETCPLERSRNKASPEPCRGHLVRKFIKECWSKCGCNMECGNRVVQRGITCNLQVFFTGEGTGWGLRTLDELPKGAFVCEYAGEILTCTEMHERAVENMQNDSYVHPILLDAGWCSELKDEEALCLDGSFYGNVGRFINHRCCDANLAVIPIEVETPDHHYYHLAFFTSKKVEAFEELTWDYGIDFETKKQPVKPFECLCGSRYCRGRRHHLRKRSIVAAAAIGEEG is encoded by the exons ATGGGTTCTTCTCGGCCGGTCTCCAAGCAGGAGAGAGGGCGGCGGGCGATGAAGGCCATGAAGCCCCTCGGCTTCTCCAGCAAGCTGTGCTCCAACGTCCTCCGGCGCCTCCTCGAGCTCTACGACCATAGGTGGGCGCTCATCGAGGACGATAACTACCGCGTCTTCGCCGAGGCCATCCTCGACGCTCAG GCCAATGGCAACGGGGATCCGCAGCCGGAGCTGGAGCAGGAGGAGACCGACGATTTCCCGGCAGAAGGAGGCCCATCgacctccctcgccgccgccgccacccgcgaGGACCCCCTCGGCCCTCCCTCGCCTCCACCCTCCTGTCCCACAGCCGAACATCAAGGCACTACCACGGAACTGGCCATCTCTCCTCGAGCCGATTCGCCTCCGCTGGCTAGAGGCACTACGAGGGTGCTCGGCAAAAGGCGGCAGAGGCAGACAATCGACGCCTATCTTCAGCCGGAGGATGGCGTATTCCTGAGGGAGCCCAAGCCTGAGCCTGTCGATATGGACTGTTGTGATGTCCAGCCTGGCCTGGTATGCCGTTCGCCGCGAGGTGTGGCATCCTCGTCCGGACTTCGAGAACCGCCTCCGCCGCAGTCCGGTCGAAATCCTAAACAGATCCCAG GTGCTAGAAACAGGACATTTCAGCGTTGCAGAAATAGGGAAATAATAGAACCAACAAGCAGCTCATTGAACAATGGAACAGGATCTGCAGTTGGAAATGTTCAGGAAGCGCCTGATTTGCACATTGTTGTAGCATCATCTGCTATGGGTGAGATTAAGATGTCACTGAAATGCAGTGTCGATCCATCAAAGTTCCGCATGCCTGCTTTAGAAGAAGTTTTCAAGATGGTTGATGACAAATGTCTTGCCTCATCCAAAGTTCTTCCTCCAGATTTTTCCGTTGGCAGCCTCCTGACTGAGATATGCCAGTGTGTTTTACAACTGGGCACTGAACATGCTGTAGAGCATACTGCACAACCAGATATTGTTGGCAATGGCTGCAGGTCAGAGGATGATAGGAAGATGAAACAGAAAGCTGCAGAGGAGTTGTTGGTTTCTAATGGCTCAGAGAATTGGCCAGTGAATTCGACTCCTGTCCAGCAGCAGCATCTGGCACTATCCACATTGAGGATTAACCATGATCTAACGGATATATCCAAGGCAGAAGAAAACATAAGGATATCAATTGTAAATGAATTTGGCGGGGAGAAATTTCCGCCTTCGTTCTATTATATACCACAGAATGTTGTATTCCAGAATGCTCTTGTTGACATGTCACTTGCGAAGATTGGTGGGGAAGACTGCTGCGCTGATTGCTTTGGAAACTGCTTGTCTGCACCTGAACCATGTGCTTGTGCAAGAGAAACTGGGGGTGAATATGCATATACATTAGAAGGTTTGGTTAGGCCAGCACTTATTGATGAGTGTGTCTCTGTGAACCTCTTTCCAGCGGAAAATCAGAAGGTGTTTTGTGAAACTTGCCCGCTTGAGAGGTCTAGAAATAAAGCTTCACCAGAGCCTTGCCGGGGCCACCTTGTTAGGAAATTTATCAAGGAGTGCTGGAGCAAATGTGGCTGCAATATGGAATGCGGTAACCGCGTGGTTCAACGTGGCATAACATGCAATTTACAG gTCTTCTTCACTGGAGAAGGGACAGGTTGGGGGCTCCGCACGCTTGATGAATTGCCTAAAGGAGCTTTCGTTTGCGAATATGCTGGTGAGATACTGACATGTACAGAAATGCATGAAAGGGCCGTTGAAAACATGCAAAATGATAGTTATGTACATCCGATACTTTTGGATGCTGGTTGGTGTTCTGAACTGAAGGATGAAGAAGCTTTATGCCTAGATGGCTCATTTTATGGAAATGTTGGTAGATTCATCAACCACAG ATGTTGTGATGCAAATCTAGCAGTGATTCCTATTGAAGTGGAGACTCCTGATCATCACTATTATCAT CTGGCATTCTTCACAAGCAAGAAGGTGGAGGCTTTCGAGGAACTGACATGG
- the LOC127294082 gene encoding probable inactive histone-lysine N-methyltransferase SUVR2 isoform X2, with the protein MGSSRPVSKQERGRRAMKAMKPLGFSSKLCSNVLRRLLELYDHRWALIEDDNYRVFAEAILDAQANGNGDPQPELEQEETDDFPAEGGPSTSLAAAATREDPLGPPSPPPSCPTAEHQGTTTELAISPRADSPPLARGTTRVLGKRRQRQTIDAYLQPEDGVFLREPKPEPVDMDCCDVQPGLVCRSPRGVASSSGLREPPPPQSGRNPKQIPGARNRTFQRCRNREIIEPTSSSLNNGTGSAVGNVQEAPDLHIVVASSAMGEIKMSLKCSVDPSKFRMPALEEVFKMVDDKCLASSKVLPPDFSVGSLLTEICQCVLQLGTEHAVEHTAQPDIVGNGCRSEDDRKMKQKAAEELLVSNGSENWPVNSTPVQQQHLALSTLRINHDLTDISKAEENIRISIVNEFGGEKFPPSFYYIPQNVVFQNALVDMSLAKIGGEDCCADCFGNCLSAPEPCACARETGGEYAYTLEGLVRPALIDECVSVNLFPAENQKVFCETCPLERSRNKASPEPCRGHLVRKFIKECWSKCGCNMECGNRVVQRGITCNLQVFFTGEGTGWGLRTLDELPKGAFVCEYAGEILTCTEMHERAVENMQNDSYVHPILLDAGWCSELKDEEALCLDGSFYGNVGRFINHRCCDANLAVIPIEVETPDHHYYHDYGIDFETKKQPVKPFECLCGSRYCRGRRHHLRKRSIVAAAAIGEEG; encoded by the exons ATGGGTTCTTCTCGGCCGGTCTCCAAGCAGGAGAGAGGGCGGCGGGCGATGAAGGCCATGAAGCCCCTCGGCTTCTCCAGCAAGCTGTGCTCCAACGTCCTCCGGCGCCTCCTCGAGCTCTACGACCATAGGTGGGCGCTCATCGAGGACGATAACTACCGCGTCTTCGCCGAGGCCATCCTCGACGCTCAG GCCAATGGCAACGGGGATCCGCAGCCGGAGCTGGAGCAGGAGGAGACCGACGATTTCCCGGCAGAAGGAGGCCCATCgacctccctcgccgccgccgccacccgcgaGGACCCCCTCGGCCCTCCCTCGCCTCCACCCTCCTGTCCCACAGCCGAACATCAAGGCACTACCACGGAACTGGCCATCTCTCCTCGAGCCGATTCGCCTCCGCTGGCTAGAGGCACTACGAGGGTGCTCGGCAAAAGGCGGCAGAGGCAGACAATCGACGCCTATCTTCAGCCGGAGGATGGCGTATTCCTGAGGGAGCCCAAGCCTGAGCCTGTCGATATGGACTGTTGTGATGTCCAGCCTGGCCTGGTATGCCGTTCGCCGCGAGGTGTGGCATCCTCGTCCGGACTTCGAGAACCGCCTCCGCCGCAGTCCGGTCGAAATCCTAAACAGATCCCAG GTGCTAGAAACAGGACATTTCAGCGTTGCAGAAATAGGGAAATAATAGAACCAACAAGCAGCTCATTGAACAATGGAACAGGATCTGCAGTTGGAAATGTTCAGGAAGCGCCTGATTTGCACATTGTTGTAGCATCATCTGCTATGGGTGAGATTAAGATGTCACTGAAATGCAGTGTCGATCCATCAAAGTTCCGCATGCCTGCTTTAGAAGAAGTTTTCAAGATGGTTGATGACAAATGTCTTGCCTCATCCAAAGTTCTTCCTCCAGATTTTTCCGTTGGCAGCCTCCTGACTGAGATATGCCAGTGTGTTTTACAACTGGGCACTGAACATGCTGTAGAGCATACTGCACAACCAGATATTGTTGGCAATGGCTGCAGGTCAGAGGATGATAGGAAGATGAAACAGAAAGCTGCAGAGGAGTTGTTGGTTTCTAATGGCTCAGAGAATTGGCCAGTGAATTCGACTCCTGTCCAGCAGCAGCATCTGGCACTATCCACATTGAGGATTAACCATGATCTAACGGATATATCCAAGGCAGAAGAAAACATAAGGATATCAATTGTAAATGAATTTGGCGGGGAGAAATTTCCGCCTTCGTTCTATTATATACCACAGAATGTTGTATTCCAGAATGCTCTTGTTGACATGTCACTTGCGAAGATTGGTGGGGAAGACTGCTGCGCTGATTGCTTTGGAAACTGCTTGTCTGCACCTGAACCATGTGCTTGTGCAAGAGAAACTGGGGGTGAATATGCATATACATTAGAAGGTTTGGTTAGGCCAGCACTTATTGATGAGTGTGTCTCTGTGAACCTCTTTCCAGCGGAAAATCAGAAGGTGTTTTGTGAAACTTGCCCGCTTGAGAGGTCTAGAAATAAAGCTTCACCAGAGCCTTGCCGGGGCCACCTTGTTAGGAAATTTATCAAGGAGTGCTGGAGCAAATGTGGCTGCAATATGGAATGCGGTAACCGCGTGGTTCAACGTGGCATAACATGCAATTTACAG gTCTTCTTCACTGGAGAAGGGACAGGTTGGGGGCTCCGCACGCTTGATGAATTGCCTAAAGGAGCTTTCGTTTGCGAATATGCTGGTGAGATACTGACATGTACAGAAATGCATGAAAGGGCCGTTGAAAACATGCAAAATGATAGTTATGTACATCCGATACTTTTGGATGCTGGTTGGTGTTCTGAACTGAAGGATGAAGAAGCTTTATGCCTAGATGGCTCATTTTATGGAAATGTTGGTAGATTCATCAACCACAG ATGTTGTGATGCAAATCTAGCAGTGATTCCTATTGAAGTGGAGACTCCTGATCATCACTATTATCAT